The following proteins are co-located in the Gossypium hirsutum isolate 1008001.06 chromosome A02, Gossypium_hirsutum_v2.1, whole genome shotgun sequence genome:
- the LOC121208975 gene encoding probable glycosyltransferase At5g03795 produces the protein MIAGKPPLQQSQLFSLKGSVLTLSILTLISFTYFSFKSLRPPLPFSPPTPQITLLPSSATATATATATGTNTTTPSQPRIVAEKKEGNVGEEQEDNDDDFFTDIYHSPKLFKMNFEEMEKKFKIYIYPDGDPKTFYQTPRKLTGKYASEGYFFQNIRESRFRTEDPDQAHLFFIPISCHKMRGKGTSYENMTIIVQNYLDGLIAKYPYWNRTLGADHFFVTCHDVGVRATEGVPFLVKNAIRVVCSPSYDVGFIPHKDVALPQVLQPFALPAGGNDVENRTSLGFWAGHRNSKIRVILARVWENDTELDISNNRISRATGHLVYQKRFYRTKFCICPGGSQVNSARITDSIHYGCVPVILSNYYDLPFNDILDWQKFAVILKESDVYQLKQILKSISHEEFVSLHNNLVKVQKHFQWNTPPVKFDAFHMVIYELWLRHHVIKY, from the exons ATGATAGCCGGAAAGCCACCGTTACAGCAATCTCAGCTGTTTTCTTTGAAGGGATCCGTTCTCACTCTCTCTATTCTGACCCTAATTTCATTCACTTACTTCTCCTTCAAATCCCTTCGTCCTCCTCTTCCTTTCTCCCCACCCACTCCTCAGATCACTCTCCTCCCTTCCTCCGCCACCGCCACCGCCACCGCCACCGCCACGGGCACCAACACCACAACTCCTTCTCAGCCTCGTATCGTCGCCGAGAAAAAAGAAGGCAATGTCGGCGAAGAACAAGAAGACAACGACGACGATTTTTTTACCGATATTTATCACTCTCCGAAGCTTTTCAAGATGAATTTCGAAGAAATGGAGAAGAAATTCAAGATCTACATTTACCCCGACGGCGATCCGAAAACTTTCTACCAAACTCCCCGGAAACTGACCGGTAAATACGCCAGCGAAGGTTACTTTTTCCAGAATATTCGAGAGAGTCGGTTTCGTACGGAAGATCCAGATCAAGCTCACCTCTTCTTTATCCCAATCTCTTGTCACAAAATGCGCGGCAAG GGAACGTCGTATGAGAATATGACAATAATTGTTCAGAATTATCTAGATGGTTTGATAGCTAAATATCCTTATTGGAATAGAACACTAGGTGCcgatcatttcttcgttacttgTCATGATGTCGGTGTTCGTGCAACGGAAGGGGTTCCATTTCTTGTAAAGAACGCCATTCGTGTTGTTTGTTCTCCGAGCTATGATGTTGGGTTTATTCCACATAAAGATGTTGCTCTCCCTCAAGTTTTGCAGCCCTTTGCTCTTCCTGCTGGTGGAAATGATGTTGAAAATAG GACGTCGCTTGGTTTTTGGGCTGGTCATAGGAACTCGAAGATTAGGGTGATACTGGCTCGTGTGTGGGAGAATGATACTGAGCTTGACATTTCAAATAATAGAATAAGCAGGGCTACTGGACATTTAGTGTACCAGAAGAGGTTTTATAGAACTAAATTCTGCATATGCCCTGGTGGCTCCCAGGTCAACAGTGCTCGCATAACTGATTCAATCCATTATGGATGTGTTCCTG TAATATTATCCAACTATTATGACCTGCCATTCAATGACATTCTCGATTGGCAAAAATTTGCTGTCATCCTTAAAGAGAGTGATGTTTACCAGCTGAAGCAGATCCTGAAGAGCATATCCCATGAGGAATTTGTTTCACTACATAACAACTTGGTTAAG GTTCAAAAGCATTTCCAATGGAATACACCGCCGGTAAAGTTCGATGCATTCCACATGGTTATTTATGAACTTTGGTTGCGCCACCACGTAATCAAATACTAA
- the LOC121208991 gene encoding uncharacterized protein — MSGAQGALPKESKTATIYESIQGGENKSRTELRSKEDEGGIQVDRLEDKVKDPTGEGGPIFGSPSPNNDDNQDLGIIGTA, encoded by the coding sequence ATGTCAGGGGCACAAGGAGCATTGCCCAAGGAGTCGAAGACGGCAACGATATATGAATCAATACAAGGAGGAGAGAATAAGAGCAGAACGGAGCTGAGGTCCAAGGAGGATGAGGGTGGCATTCAGGTTGATAGGCTGGAGGACAAGGTGAAAGATCCTACTGGCGAAGGTGGCCCTATCTTTGGCTCTCCCTCTCCCAACAACGATGACAACCAAGACTTGGGCATTATTGGCACAGCCTAG